In one Neobacillus sp. CF12 genomic region, the following are encoded:
- a CDS encoding YozD family protein: protein MREIEVFIDTEEIAEFFFHELVKRGYVPTEEELEEIADITFEYLIEKSIIDEEVEDE from the coding sequence ATGAGAGAAATTGAAGTATTTATTGATACGGAAGAGATTGCTGAATTTTTCTTTCATGAGCTGGTGAAAAGAGGATACGTTCCTACGGAAGAAGAATTGGAAGAAATCGCAGATATCACCTTCGAGTATCTCATCGAGAAAAGTATTATCGACGAAGAAGTAGAAGATGAATAG